GGGTGGGGACTACTCAACTCAAACGAGCGACTCGTTTAATGCGTGTGTGAGTAAAATTTTGCAAAAATGGGACTCGTTATATGCGCAAAATATAAACATGGGCTGGACTCATTTAATGCGTGAGTAAATAAAAATTTTCAGAATGGGACTCGTTATGTACGAAATAATTATAATGACGAGTTATGACGCAAAATATAAATTTTTACAGGCGGGACTCGCTATAAATTAATAAATGAATGGAGATTTTAACATGTCAGAACTAGAAAAAAATTATATATGTCCGTTAAAGCACTTAGCTGACACTTTCGGCGGAAAATGGAAATTGCCTATAATTTGCATACTTTCTAGCGATAATGACTCGCCCAAACGTTACAGCGTGTTAAAGCGCAGGCTCGGAAATATCACAAATTTAATGCTCGCACAATCTTTGAGGGAGCTTGAGTCATCCGGTCTAGTTCACAGAGAGCAATATAACGAGATCCCACCCAGAGTCGAATATTCGCTGACTGAGCGCGGGAAGAGTGCATTAACATTTTTGACTCACGCGGCAGAATGGGCTATGAAGGATTTGCAAGAAGATTCACAGCAAATTTTTTGTGATAAATGCGTTATTACAGATTAATTTTTTCGTTACAGCCTAATTATATAAATTATAATAAAATATGTTATGCAAATTTTATATTAAATCAGGAGCAAAATTTTTATATGACATGACAAAAATTTATTCACAGTGTGAAATATTTTAATAAATTACGTGAAAATCTCTCTTTGCGTGAAATCATATCGCAGGGAGGTGAAATTATATATTAATCAGGAGGCTTAAATTTTTATGGACAAAATTTTAACGTCAAGGCAAGGCCCATGGATCGCAGGCGGTTTTATTGGCCTAATCGCAGTAGCACTCGCACATTTCGGGAATCCCGGCAACATGGGATTTTGCGTTGCATGTTTCACACGAGATATTGCCGGAGCTTTAGGTTTTCACAGAGCCGGAGTCGTGCAGTATATTCGCCCTGAAATTCCCGGATTTATTCTCGGTTCGTTCTTATCAGCTTTATTATTTCGTGAATATTCACCTAGAGGCGGATCTTCTCCTGTTGTGAGATTCGGACTTGGAGTTTTTGCCATGCTCGGCGCGCTTGTATTTCTCGGTTGTCCGTGGCGTGCTTATTTAAGAGTTGCCGGCGGAGATTGGAACGCTTTATACGGCGTGGGCGGCTTAATTGTCGGAGTCATAATCGGAATTATATTTTTATGGCGTGGCTTCAGTCTCGGAGCAGCTGAGTCGAATCCTAAAGCAGCAGGTTTAATTATGCCGTTAATCGCGATTTCCTTACTTGCTTTATTATTTATTGCGCCTAAATTCGGGGAGAATGCACCGATATTTTTCTCGGAAAAAGGCCCGGGCTCACAGCATGCGCCTGTCTTAATGGCACTCGGAGCGGGTTTGCTTGTCGGCTGGCTCGCACAAAGAAGCAGATTTTGCACAGTCGGAGCGATTCGTGATTTTCTCATGATGGGCGATGCTTATTTGCTTAAGGGAATAATCGCGTTTACCCTCGCAGCATTTGCAGGAAATTACGCGCTCGGAACGTTCAAGCCGGGATTTGAGTCTCAGCCTGTCGCACATAGTAATCAACTATGGAATTTCTTAGGCATGGTATTATCGGGGCTTGCTTTTACTCTCGCAGGTGGCTGCCCGGGTCGTCAATTAATTATGGCCGGTGAAGGAGATTCAGACGCGGGAATATTTATAATCGGAATGCTTACAGGTGCGGCAATTGCTCATAATTTTTCGGCTGCTTCGAGCGGTGCAGGACTCGGCCCTAATGGTATTTATGTAACTGTAATCGGGCTAATTTTCTGTTTATGCGTCGGAGTTTGTTTTGTTGATAGGGGGTAATCTTTCATGAGCGAAATTATTAAAGTCAATGCGCGGGGCTTGTCATGTCCTCAGCCGGTATTAGAGACTCGCAAAGCAATATCGGGACTTGATTCGGGCGTTGTTGAAATTCTAGTAGACACAGCGACATCAAGAAATAATGTTACTCGTTTTGCAGAGAATAAAGGCTGGAGAGTCGAGTGTGAAGAGCTTGACGAGGGCGGCTATAAGTTGACGCTGCAAAAGTGAGACCGTAAAATAAAACCTGCTGAATGATTCAATCACTCGGCAGGATAATTTTTTGCGATAATTGGCGGAAGTGTGTGGGAATCGAACCCACCAGAGACAGCTTAAACCGCCTCTCACCGGGTTTGAAGCCCGGGCCCATCACCAGACAAATCTCACTTCCGATTCTATAAACAGGCGATTAATGCATTATAATTGATTCAGCCGTAAAAATCTATTATGACAAGGAAAATTTTTTATTAGAATGCTTAATTTTTCGTACAAGATATTATTTGACAGAGTATTTGACCCTATAGCGATTCACAAAGTCGAGCTTGAATCTAATAATATTATATTTATAGACGTGAATCCGGCTTATGAAAGAGTCATGAAATTATCACGCTCTGAAGTAATAGGCAAAAATTTTAATGAAGTCTGGCCAAATGCTGAGCCCCGCTGGCAAAAAATTATTCGTGAATGTGTAGCTAAAAAAAGGACTGTTCACTGTATCGGAGAAAGTGTTGACGTAAACAGCTATCTCGAAGCTATTGCATTCCCTATGTCTCAAGAAATGGCGGCGGTAATTTTCCTTGATCGTACGAAATTAAAGCGTTCTGATAATATAATTAGAAAACGTCAGCGTCAATTAAGAGAACTCGCAGCACAGCTCACTATCATAGAAGAAAGCACCCGCCGTGAAATTGCCTCATATTTGCATGACAGAGTCGGCTATGATTTAATATTACAGCTAAAAAATTTGCGTGAGATTGACTCTCTTGATGACATAAAGCAAATTAAATCGCTCGCAAAAAATTTAATTATCAGCACTGAAAATATTATTTCAGAGAATCGCAGCCTAATTTTTGAGTTAAGCCCCCCTGTTTTGAAGGAAGCCGGACTAAATCCCGCACTTGACGAACTCGCGAAAAATATTCTTGCACCTCATGGAATTTTCTGGGAGGTAATATCTAAGGGCGACTCAGAAAAATTTATACCCGATGACTCTATCAGCGTTATTCTTTATAGAATGTCAAGAGAGTTATTAATTAACATAGTCAAGCATTCACAGGCTTCACAGGTAAATATTATTATAAATCACAAGCCCGAATTTATTACAATCGCAATCGAGGACAACGGCACAGGACTTGTGAATAATAATAAAGGTTTTGGATTATTCAGTATTCAAGAAAGATTATTAGCACTCGGAGGAAATTTTAAGATTATATCTGAACCGGGCAAAGGTTTAATGGCCGTTATGACATGCCCGCTGAAATTAAAGAATGGAGAAATTTTGCATGACACGGATTTTATTAGCAGACGATCATAATTTATTTATTGAAGGTTTAACAGAATTAATGCGCAAATATCAGGATATAGAACTCGCAGGCCAAGCTAAAAACGGTCTTGAAGTTATCGAGCAGACTCAAAAATTACAGCCTGAATTAATCTTAATGGATATAGCTATGCCCGAACTTAACGGGATAAAAGCAGCACGTCAGATTCTCGCAAAATTCCCGCTCATAAAAATTATAGTTCTATCAATGTATAACAGCCGTGAATTAATAGTCGAGA
This portion of the Synergistaceae bacterium genome encodes:
- a CDS encoding sulfurtransferase TusA family protein, producing MSEIIKVNARGLSCPQPVLETRKAISGLDSGVVEILVDTATSRNNVTRFAENKGWRVECEELDEGGYKLTLQK
- a CDS encoding YedE-related selenium metabolism membrane protein, which encodes MDKILTSRQGPWIAGGFIGLIAVALAHFGNPGNMGFCVACFTRDIAGALGFHRAGVVQYIRPEIPGFILGSFLSALLFREYSPRGGSSPVVRFGLGVFAMLGALVFLGCPWRAYLRVAGGDWNALYGVGGLIVGVIIGIIFLWRGFSLGAAESNPKAAGLIMPLIAISLLALLFIAPKFGENAPIFFSEKGPGSQHAPVLMALGAGLLVGWLAQRSRFCTVGAIRDFLMMGDAYLLKGIIAFTLAAFAGNYALGTFKPGFESQPVAHSNQLWNFLGMVLSGLAFTLAGGCPGRQLIMAGEGDSDAGIFIIGMLTGAAIAHNFSAASSGAGLGPNGIYVTVIGLIFCLCVGVCFVDRG
- a CDS encoding helix-turn-helix transcriptional regulator: MSELEKNYICPLKHLADTFGGKWKLPIICILSSDNDSPKRYSVLKRRLGNITNLMLAQSLRELESSGLVHREQYNEIPPRVEYSLTERGKSALTFLTHAAEWAMKDLQEDSQQIFCDKCVITD
- a CDS encoding histidine kinase, translated to MLNFSYKILFDRVFDPIAIHKVELESNNIIFIDVNPAYERVMKLSRSEVIGKNFNEVWPNAEPRWQKIIRECVAKKRTVHCIGESVDVNSYLEAIAFPMSQEMAAVIFLDRTKLKRSDNIIRKRQRQLRELAAQLTIIEESTRREIASYLHDRVGYDLILQLKNLREIDSLDDIKQIKSLAKNLIISTENIISENRSLIFELSPPVLKEAGLNPALDELAKNILAPHGIFWEVISKGDSEKFIPDDSISVILYRMSRELLINIVKHSQASQVNIIINHKPEFITIAIEDNGTGLVNNNKGFGLFSIQERLLALGGNFKIISEPGKGLMAVMTCPLKLKNGEILHDTDFISRRS